From a region of the Cyanobacteria bacterium GSL.Bin1 genome:
- a CDS encoding TMEM165/GDT1 family protein codes for MTKQRDRVSTQTSVPTPPRLFHKGFSTVFFSTFVTIFLAEIGDKTQLATLLISAESRSPLVVFFGAALALIMTSLIGVLLGQWLAKRLSPQRLEVIVAGLLLVIAVLLLGDVVEGA; via the coding sequence GTGACTAAACAGCGCGATCGCGTTTCGACTCAGACCTCAGTTCCCACTCCCCCTCGCCTCTTTCACAAGGGGTTTTCCACGGTCTTTTTTTCCACATTTGTAACCATTTTTCTGGCAGAAATTGGAGATAAAACCCAGCTTGCCACCTTACTCATTAGTGCTGAATCGCGATCGCCGTTGGTTGTTTTCTTTGGGGCTGCCCTGGCGCTGATCATGACCAGTTTAATTGGTGTTCTTTTAGGGCAATGGTTGGCGAAACGGTTGTCTCCCCAACGGCTAGAAGTCATTGTTGCTGGACTGCTTCTCGTGATTGCTGTTCTCTTACTCGGAGATGTGGTTGAGGGGG
- a CDS encoding YkgJ family cysteine cluster protein — protein sequence MAHWSCIKHCGACCYLNPEERPELDTYLDPEELEQYYTLVGTDGWCIHYQKETRTCGIYEERPSFCRVSVENFQRMFGVNDDEFDEFAIDCCCEQIASVYGEDSEEMTRYLDAVDEPR from the coding sequence GTGGCTCATTGGTCTTGTATCAAGCACTGCGGTGCTTGTTGTTATCTTAACCCTGAAGAGCGACCGGAATTAGACACTTATCTAGATCCAGAAGAATTAGAACAATATTACACTTTAGTCGGTACCGATGGCTGGTGTATTCATTACCAGAAGGAAACCCGTACTTGTGGCATTTACGAAGAACGTCCGAGCTTCTGTCGGGTGAGTGTCGAGAACTTTCAGCGAATGTTTGGGGTCAATGATGATGAATTTGATGAATTTGCTATCGATTGCTGTTGTGAACAAATTGCCAGTGTTTATGGCGAAGACAGTGAGGAAATGACGCGTTATCTCGATGCTGTGGATGAACCGCGATAG